The following are encoded together in the Corynebacterium jeikeium genome:
- a CDS encoding peptidylprolyl isomerase, whose protein sequence is MTNKTATAILHTNQGDIAIDLFGNHAPETVANFVGLAQGTKEYSQPNASGTNEGPFYDGAIFHRIIDGFMIQGGDPTGTGRGGPGYQFGDEFHPELQFDRPFLLAMANAGPGTNGSQFFITVTATPHLNNRHTIFGEVTDKESQKVVAKISRVATDRMDRPNDDVVIESVEIQE, encoded by the coding sequence GTGACTAATAAGACTGCAACCGCAATTCTGCACACCAACCAAGGCGATATCGCCATCGATCTGTTCGGCAACCACGCGCCGGAGACCGTAGCCAACTTTGTTGGCCTGGCTCAGGGCACCAAGGAGTACTCCCAGCCCAACGCCTCCGGTACCAACGAAGGCCCGTTCTACGATGGTGCGATCTTCCACCGCATCATCGATGGCTTCATGATCCAGGGCGGCGACCCGACCGGCACCGGCCGCGGCGGCCCGGGCTACCAGTTCGGCGACGAGTTCCACCCGGAGCTGCAGTTCGACCGTCCGTTCCTGCTGGCTATGGCTAACGCTGGCCCCGGCACCAACGGCTCCCAGTTCTTCATCACGGTGACGGCCACCCCGCACCTGAACAACCGCCACACCATCTTCGGTGAGGTCACCGACAAGGAGTCCCAGAAGGTCGTCGCGAAGATCTCTCGCGTCGCAACCGACCGCATGGACCGCCCGAACGACGACGTCGTTATCGAGTCTGTCGAGATCCAGGAGTAA